CGCCGACCAGCGCCGATATACAGAACGAATAAAATGTGGTTGTGGCGCCAACCCAAGCTCCCACGCCTGCTAGCAGTTTCACATCTCCGGCGCCCATGCCGCCAATTGCGTATGCTGGCATCAGTAACGCCAATCCCACCACCGTGCCTAACAAGCTTTCCCCTAATCCTGCCCAGCCTGCTGTGACGGCGCCGAAAACCCATCCGCTAATAATCATGGGAAACGTAAGCCAGTTGGGCACGCGTAATTGCCGACCGTCGATCACG
This Pirellulales bacterium DNA region includes the following protein-coding sequences:
- a CDS encoding A24 family peptidase, whose amino-acid sequence is VIDGRQLRVPNWLTFPMIISGWVFGAVTAGWAGLGESLLGTVVGLALLMPAYAIGGMGAGDVKLLAGVGAWVGATTTFYSFCISALVGGVIALTMVLLRHKWKHHKDQF